A region from the Chroogloeocystis siderophila 5.2 s.c.1 genome encodes:
- a CDS encoding DUF362 domain-containing protein, producing MKNSQPIVNLSQAKSYERSLLSTAIENLLQPWGGLTTFIKPGDRVLLKPNLLTGSRPDKECTTRAELVYTVAQMVMDLGGKPFLGDSPAFGSAKGVAIANGYQPLISELNLPIVDFHGQRYQTVSKEFNHLLLCKEAIEADVVINLPKVKSHSQLTLTLGVKNLFGCVPGKMKAWWHMEAGKDLNRFAQMLVETARTINPDLTIIDGIIGHEGNGPSGGEPRQLCVLGAATNVFALDRAIVDILQVTPQSVPTIAAQARLGLCADINEIHFPLLHPTALQVDDWKLPDALVPIDFGMPRIIQSTFKHLYIRWIQEPMRAYTNAVGK from the coding sequence ATGAAGAATTCGCAACCAATCGTTAATTTAAGTCAAGCTAAGTCTTACGAGCGATCCCTATTAAGCACTGCTATAGAAAATTTATTACAGCCTTGGGGAGGGTTGACCACTTTTATCAAACCAGGCGATCGCGTGTTACTCAAACCGAATTTACTCACAGGTTCGCGCCCTGATAAAGAATGTACAACGCGTGCTGAGTTAGTTTACACCGTAGCGCAGATGGTTATGGATCTTGGCGGTAAGCCATTTTTAGGCGATAGCCCTGCGTTTGGTAGTGCTAAAGGTGTGGCGATCGCCAACGGATATCAACCGTTAATTTCTGAACTGAATTTGCCAATTGTAGACTTTCACGGGCAACGCTATCAAACGGTCAGCAAAGAATTTAACCACTTGCTGCTGTGCAAAGAAGCAATCGAAGCGGATGTCGTCATTAATTTACCCAAGGTGAAATCACACAGCCAACTCACGTTAACTCTCGGCGTGAAAAATCTCTTTGGCTGCGTACCAGGAAAGATGAAAGCCTGGTGGCATATGGAAGCTGGAAAAGATCTTAACCGCTTTGCGCAAATGCTTGTCGAAACAGCGCGGACAATTAACCCTGATTTAACAATTATTGATGGCATTATCGGTCATGAAGGCAATGGTCCAAGTGGTGGCGAACCGCGACAATTATGCGTACTCGGTGCAGCGACAAATGTGTTTGCGCTCGATCGCGCGATCGTCGATATATTGCAAGTTACACCCCAAAGCGTACCGACAATCGCGGCTCAAGCACGTTTAGGATTATGTGCAGATATAAACGAAATTCACTTTCCGCTTTTACATCCTACTGCGTTGCAGGTAGATGATTGGAAACTACCCGATGCGCTTGTGCCTATTGATTTTGGAATGCCGCGCATCATTCAGTCTACGTTTAAACATCTCTATATCCGCTGGATTCAAGAACCAATGCGGGCTTATACCAATGCTGTGGGCAAGTAA
- a CDS encoding ABC transporter ATP-binding protein: MSTQLRLQQVSLSAAIGSQSLLQDISFDVTRGDRLAIVGSSGAGKTSLLRLLNRLSEPTAGMIWLENQDYRQIPVLQLRQQIVLVMQESKLLGMTVRDAIAYPLVLRKLPKRQIQQRVSQCIEVLHIPAEWLDRNELQLSVGQRQLVAIARALVIQPKILLLDEPTSALDAGTASHLVQVLTDLSTTHQTTILMVNHQLEIAELFCTRVLHLQQNKLIQDQPNTKVDWANLRRTLIQAEAETAAEWS; the protein is encoded by the coding sequence GTGTCAACACAACTGCGCTTACAGCAGGTGAGTTTATCGGCTGCGATTGGTTCACAGTCTTTACTGCAAGATATTTCTTTTGATGTTACGAGGGGCGATCGCCTTGCGATTGTTGGTTCATCTGGTGCAGGGAAAACATCGCTACTGCGACTATTGAATCGCTTGAGCGAACCAACGGCAGGTATGATTTGGCTTGAAAATCAAGACTATCGCCAAATTCCTGTGTTGCAACTACGTCAACAAATCGTACTCGTAATGCAAGAGTCGAAGTTATTGGGAATGACAGTACGAGATGCGATCGCCTATCCCCTCGTGTTGCGCAAACTTCCAAAACGACAAATTCAACAACGCGTTTCGCAATGTATTGAAGTCTTGCATATTCCCGCAGAGTGGTTAGATCGTAACGAGTTACAACTTTCGGTAGGACAAAGACAGTTAGTTGCGATCGCACGGGCTTTAGTCATTCAACCAAAAATTTTATTGCTCGATGAACCCACATCGGCGTTAGATGCAGGTACAGCGTCGCACCTAGTACAAGTTTTAACCGATTTATCCACAACGCATCAAACAACAATTTTGATGGTAAATCATCAATTAGAAATTGCAGAGTTATTTTGTACGCGAGTTTTGCACTTACAGCAAAATAAGTTAATTCAGGATCAACCTAATACTAAAGTCGATTGGGCAAACTTACGACGAACTTTGATTCAAGCTGAAGCAGAAACTGCTGCTGAATGGAGCTAA